One Phoenix dactylifera cultivar Barhee BC4 unplaced genomic scaffold, palm_55x_up_171113_PBpolish2nd_filt_p 000165F, whole genome shotgun sequence DNA segment encodes these proteins:
- the LOC120105006 gene encoding GDSL esterase/lipase At5g41890-like, with protein MSCNPHRKDEMSVHLYKKKISSPKHCYTACPKSNSESERQGRFSWRGTLRRSLVGSSKPPEGISDYHPLLRDIRAMICGGMGVQLLPSLPYASFVFGDSLVDAGNNDYLFTLSKADSPPYGIDFAPSGGRPTGRFTNGRTISDIIGQAMGETSFPPPYLAPNTSSNILSSGINYASGSSGILDETGSLFIGRVPLRQQINYFEETRGFMVRMVGENAAAKFLKTAIFSVTSGSNDILNYLEPSIPFLGKEKVAPAVLQDMMVSNLTLHLKHLHQLGARKFIVVGIGPLGCIPYVRALMLVENGKCSSVADRLIQGYNMKLSRKINQLNQEMGPETIFVFANSHQIVIEIIKNYRQYGFENVNDPCCGGSFPPFLCFRGPDAGSSSVLCKDRSKFVFWDAYHPTEATNIIIAKRLLDGDASAAYPVNVRRLYEYTS; from the exons ATGTCTTGCAATCCCCACAGGAAAGATGAAATGTCTGTACACttgtataaaaagaaaatttcctCTCCGAAGCACTGCTACACTGCTTGCCCCAAGAGCAATTCTGAGAGCGAACG GCAAGGGAGGTTCTCTTGGAGAGGGACTCTACGACGATCATTGGTTGGATCCAGCAAGCCGCCGGAGGGGATCAGCGACTACCACCCGCTGCTAAGGGATATCCGGGCTATGATTTGTGGTGGGATGGGTGTTCAG CTCCTTCCATCACTTCCTTATGCTTCTTTTGTATTCGGCGATTCCCTCGTGGATGCCGGAAACAATGACTATCTCTTTACCCTCTCCAAAGCTGATTCGCCTCCTTATGGTATCGACTTTGCTCCTTCTGGTGGTCGACCCACAGGAAGATTCACTAATGGTAGAACCATATCAGACATCATAG GTCAAGCTATGGGAGAGACGTCTTTCCCTCCACCATATCTAGCTCCAAATACTAGCAGTAACATATTATCTAGTGGAATTAACTATGCTTCGGGTTCTTCTGGAATCTTAGACGAGACCGGATCTTTATTT ATTGGCAGAGTACCGTTGCGGCAGCAGATAAATTATTTTGAGGAGACTCGAGGTTTCATGGTCAGGATGGTAGGAGAGAATGCTGCAGCCAAGTTCTTAAAGACTGCAATCTTCTCTGTAACATCAGGGTCCAATGACATCTTGAACTACCTTGAACCCTCCATACCTTTCCTTGGTAAAGAAAAGGTGGCCCCTGCAGTTCTTCAGGATATGATGGTTTCCAACTTGACCTTACATCTCAAG cACCTGCATCAGCTAGGGGCCAGAAAGTTCATTGTGGTTGGAATTGGACCACTTGGGTGCATACCGTATGTTCGTGCTCTAATGTTAGTCGAAAATGGGAAGTGCTCATCAGTCGCGGATAGGTTAATTCAAGGTTATAACATGAAGTTGAGCAGGAAGATTAACCAGCTGAATCAAGAGATGGGGCCTGAAACGATATTTGTTTTTGCTAACTCCCATCAAATTGTTATAGAAATCATAAAAAACTATCGTCAATATG GGTTTGAGAATGTAAATGATCCCTGCTGTGGTGGCAGCTTTCCCCCATTCCTTTGCTTCAGAGGACCTGATGCTGGCTCTAGCTCTGTTCTCTGTAAGGATCGATCTAAGTTTGTGTTTTGGGACGCATACCATCCAACAGAAGCGACCAATATAATCATCGCAAAGAGACTACTTGATGGTGATGCTAGTGCTGCTTATCCTGTCAATGTTCGAAGATTGTACGAGTATACTTCCTAA
- the LOC103699590 gene encoding rho GTPase-activating protein 3-like, translating into MARFHLHLGFQHSPPLSLPSRTSEEEEDEGECPVSSPLMVAGGGQREGHGGGGGGGGGGHQFSIVAAVAAALRKSLVMCSVGAVPEDRGCPSSMEIGWPTDVRHISHVTFDRFGGFLGLPVEFEPEVPESVPSASVSVFGVSAKSMQCSYDTRGNSVPTILLLMQRALYSQGGLQAEGIFRINAENSQEAYVRDQLNRGIVPPGTDFHCLAGLIKAWFRELPTGVLDSLTPDQVMHCNTEEECSLLARTLPPTEAALLDWAINLMADVVEHEHSNKMNARNIAMVFAPNMTQMADPLTALIHAVQVMNFLKTLIIKTLQEREEASAVTRIFHPYSDSPSDKYEPNLTKSTEKSIVGSNEKTMGMCLLDRTAFRKFLFSAEHAPDSDVEESFRSFEKKSDISEDREFISGKSSPIGSELNATKDGSKSGRCHGDVEGLLDRLNFRKGVRKLCRHPVFQLNRSSKKLGQLGIGNSREGREAWA; encoded by the exons aTGGCCCGCTTCCACCTCCACCTCGGCTTCCAGCACTCCCCTCCGCTCTCCCTCCCCTCCCGCActtccgaggaggaggaggacgaaggGGAATGCCCGGTTTCGTCGCCGTTGATGGTGGCGGGAGGAGGACAGAGGGAGGggcacggcggcggcggcggcggcggagggggagGACATCAGTTCTCAATCgtggcggcggtggcggcggcgcTGAGGAAGTCGCTGGTGATGTGCAGCGTGGGCGCGGTGCCGGAGGACCGGGGCTGCCCCTCCTCCATGGAGATCGGCTGGCCCACCGACGTGCGCCACATTTCTCACGTGACCTTCGACCGCTTCGGTGGCTTCCTCGGCTTGCCCGTGGAGTTCGAGCCCGAGGTTCCCGAGAGTGTTCCCAGCGCCAG TGTTAGTGTATTTGGAGTTTCTGCCAAATCTATGCAATGTTCTTATGATACAAGAGGGAATAGCGTGCCAACAATTTTGCTTCTGATGCAGAGGGCCTTGTATTCACAAGGAGGCCTTCAG GCTGAAGGAATTTTTAGAATTAATGCCGAAAATAGTCAAGAAGCATATGTTAGAGACCAATTGAATAGAGGAATTGTGCCACCTGGAACTGATTTTCATTGTCTAGCTGGTCTGATAAAG GCATGGTTTCGGGAACTCCCCACAGGGGTGCTTGACTCACTGACTCCAGATCAGGTGATGCATTGCAACACTGAAGAAGAGTGCTCTCTACTTGCAAGGACGCTTCCACCAACGGAAGCAGCATTGCTTGACTGGGCCATCAATCTGATGGCTGATGTTGTGGAGCATGAACATTCCAACAAGATGAATGCTCGTAATATTGCTATGGTTTTTGCACCAAACATGACTCAG atggccGATCCTTTAACTGCATTGATCCATGCAGTTCAGGTAATGAACTTCCTCAAGACGTTGATCATAAAGACACTACAAGAAAGGGAGGAGGCATCTGCAGTGACCAGGATTTTCCATCCCTATTCCGACTCTCCAAGCGACAAGTATGAACCCAATTTAACAAAATCAACTGAAAAATCTATTGTGGGTTCTAATGAGAAAACCATGGGAATGTGTCTCCTTGACAGAACTGCCTTCAGAAAATTCTTGTTCAGTGCAGAACATGCTCCAGACAGTGATGTTGAAGAGAGCTTTCGGAGCTTTGAGAAGAAGAGTGATATTAGTGAGGACCGTGAGTTCATTTCTGGAAAAAGTTCGCCTATTGGTAGTGAGTTAAATGCAACTAAAGATGGGTCTAAAAGTGGACGCTGTCATGGGGATGTAGAAGGCTTATTGGATAGATTGAATTTTAGGAAAGGAGTGAGGAAGCTTTGCAGGCACCCTGTGTTCCAGTTAAACAGGTCCAGCAAGAAATTGGGACAGCTTGGCATTGGAAACTCTAGGGAAGGAAGAGAAGCTTGGGCATGA
- the LOC120105007 gene encoding ubiquitin fusion degradation protein 1 homolog: protein MPPSALDRLASLHIDYPMLFELHNAATERVSHCGVLEFIAEEGMIYMPYWMMQNLLLQEGDTVHVKNATLPKGTYVKLQPHTKDFLDISNPKAILETTLRSFSCLTTGDSIMVAYNNKKYYIDIVETKPASAISIIETDCEVDFAPPLDYKEPEQPQQPLIPPSQAPVQVQEAEADAEPKFSPFTGIGRRLDGKPLMHQEPTISSSVVNDQMEAPKDANRHSTTPTPQSSSSARQPVGKLVFGSNANHAPEEAQVATKETKAETPKEEEPKFQAFTGRSYSLKG, encoded by the exons ATGCCTCCCTCTGCTCTTGATCGGCTTG CATCCTTGCACATCGATTATCCAATGTTGTTTGAACTTCACAATGCTGCAACGGAACGGGTTTCACATTGTGGAGTTCTAGAGTTTATTGCAGAAGAGGGCATGATTTACATGCCATACTGG ATGATGCAAAATCTTCTTTTACAAGAGGGAGATACTGTGCATGTCAAAAATGCCACCCTCCCTAAGGGTACATATGTGAAACTGCAGCCTCACACGAAAGACTTTCTAGATATCTCAAACCCCAAGGCCAT CTTGGAGACAACTTTAAGGAGCTTCTCCTGTTTGACTACAGGTGATAGTATCATGGTAGCTTACAACAATAAAAAGTACTACATAGATATTGTGGAAACAAAACCTGCTTCTGCAATTAGTATCATTGAGACAGACTGTGAGGTGGACTTTGCACCTCCCCTTGATTATAAAGAACCTGAACAACCGCAACAACCTTTAATTCCTCCCAGCCAAGCACCAGTTCAAG TTCAAGAGGCTGAAGCTGATGCTGAACCAAAGTTCAGCCCCTTTACTGGCATTGGGAGGCGGTTGGATGGAAAGCCTTTAATGCATCAAGAGCCAACCATCTCTTCTTCTGTAGTGAATGATCAGATGGAAGCACCAAAAGATGCGAATCGGCACTCAACAACACCTACACCACAAAGTAGTAGTTCTGCACGTCAACCTGTGGGAAAGCTTGTCTTTGGTTCAAATGCAAACCATGCTCCAGAAGAAGCACAG GTGGctacaaaagaaacaaaagcaGAAACTCCCAAGGAAGAAGAGCCCAAGTTCCAGGCATTTACTGGGAGGAGTTACTCATTGAAGGGTTAA